Proteins encoded by one window of Vitis vinifera cultivar Pinot Noir 40024 chromosome 10, ASM3070453v1:
- the LOC100243270 gene encoding ras-related protein RABB1c → MSYAYLFKYIIIGDTGVGKSCLLLQFTDKRFQPVHDLTIGVEFGARIITIDSKPIKLQIWDTAGQESFRSITRSYYRGAAGALLVYDITRRETFNHLASWLEDARQHANANMSIMLIGNKCDLAHRRAVSTEEGEQFAKENGLIFMEASAKTAQNVEEAFVKTAATIYKKIQDGVFDVSNESQGIKVGYGGIPGPSGGRDGSSSQAGGCCN, encoded by the exons ATGTCATACGCTTATCTCTTCAAGTACATCATAATCGGCGATACCG GGGTTGGGAAATCGTGTCTTCTTCTTCAGTTCACTGACAAGCGGTTCCAGCCAGTCCACGACTTAACCATTGGGGTTGAATTTGGGGCCAGGATCATCACTATTGACAGCAAACCCATCAAGCTCCAAATTTGGGATACt GCGGGTCAAGAATCATTCAGATCAATTACAAGGTCCTACTACAGAGGGGCTGCCGGTGCATTGCTAGTCTATGATATCACCAG GAGAGAAACTTTCAATCATTTGGCTAGCTGGCTGGAAGATGCAAGACAGCATGCAAATGCAAACATGTCGATTATGCTCATTGGTAATAAGTGTGATCTTGCTCACAGAAGGGCTGTGAGCACAGAGGAAGGTGAGCAGTTCGCAAAGGAGAACGGGTTGATCTTCATGGAGGCCTCTGCAAAAACTGCTCAGAATGTTGAGGAG GCATTCGTGAAAACGGCTGCAACAATATATAAGAAGATTCAGGATGGAGTTTTTGACGTGTCAAATGAG TCTCAAGGGATAAAGGTTGGATATGGTGGAATCCCAGGGCCATCAGGAGGCAGAGATGGCTCTTCTTCTCAAGCTGGAGGCTGTTGCAATTGA